Proteins found in one Paenibacillus borealis genomic segment:
- a CDS encoding glycosyl hydrolase family 28 protein has product MLSDNTIHVYPAPEGAVHNTDFSVRVRTPGEEWKPLFSYNVKVDMHNVRNASMVMFDCSGTVEIEVEYHPETVREAVIRPLSAGLAGEISGRSLSFTIDGPKLLSVEVNGERFHNLHIFANPPEEQLPDMEGGELLILEPGIHNTEELQQQLEHTADADAQRILIFRPGLHRLNEPLLHLPSCSTVYIPGGAVVYGGFVCDGVHDVTVKGRGILYMSDYEKNTFYRGFDIKYSRDIYIEGITVVDPPHYTVLLGQSEHILIRNLKSFSTRGWCDGIDMMACKQVTIEGGFLRTSDDCIAVYASRGEYRGDTRDVSVSGSILWADVAHPVNIGTHGDYDGDGDVIENIRFTELDILEHHEPQPDYWGCLAINAGDNNTVRNVAYEDIRIESFELGELFNLRVLQNEKYNPAPGKRIEQITFRNIHFNGTCTNPSHIEGYDDARVVRDVTFENVTVNGSAFQLEEPYMIIGKHADGIKVL; this is encoded by the coding sequence TTGCTATCTGACAATACGATTCATGTCTATCCGGCACCGGAGGGTGCCGTGCACAACACCGATTTCTCCGTCCGCGTCCGGACGCCGGGTGAGGAGTGGAAGCCGCTCTTCAGCTACAATGTCAAAGTGGATATGCACAATGTACGGAACGCATCTATGGTCATGTTCGATTGCTCCGGAACGGTTGAAATCGAAGTAGAATATCATCCTGAAACGGTTCGGGAGGCTGTGATCCGGCCGCTTTCAGCCGGCTTAGCGGGTGAAATAAGCGGCCGCAGCTTGTCGTTCACCATTGACGGGCCTAAGCTGCTGTCGGTTGAAGTCAATGGCGAACGGTTTCATAATCTCCATATTTTTGCGAATCCGCCGGAAGAGCAGCTGCCGGACATGGAAGGCGGTGAGCTTCTGATTCTGGAGCCGGGAATTCATAACACAGAGGAGCTCCAGCAACAGCTGGAGCATACTGCGGATGCGGATGCTCAGCGAATCCTCATCTTCAGACCGGGCCTTCACCGGCTGAATGAACCGCTGCTGCATCTTCCATCCTGCAGCACGGTGTATATCCCGGGAGGCGCAGTAGTTTATGGAGGTTTTGTATGTGACGGGGTTCATGATGTGACAGTAAAAGGCCGGGGCATTCTGTACATGTCGGATTATGAGAAGAATACCTTTTACCGGGGCTTCGACATTAAATATTCCCGTGATATCTACATCGAAGGGATAACAGTGGTTGATCCCCCGCACTACACCGTACTTCTCGGCCAGTCGGAACATATTCTGATCCGCAACCTGAAATCGTTCAGTACGCGCGGCTGGTGTGACGGCATTGATATGATGGCCTGCAAACAGGTCACCATTGAAGGAGGTTTCCTCCGCACATCTGACGATTGTATTGCGGTGTATGCTTCGCGCGGTGAATACCGGGGCGATACGCGGGATGTCTCGGTCAGCGGCTCCATCCTGTGGGCGGATGTCGCCCACCCGGTCAATATCGGCACGCACGGCGATTATGATGGAGACGGCGATGTCATTGAGAATATCCGGTTCACGGAGCTCGATATCCTGGAGCATCATGAGCCTCAGCCCGATTACTGGGGTTGCCTGGCGATTAACGCAGGTGACAACAATACCGTCCGCAATGTAGCGTATGAGGATATCCGAATTGAATCGTTTGAGCTTGGTGAATTGTTCAATCTGCGGGTATTGCAGAACGAGAAATATAACCCTGCTCCGGGCAAGCGGATTGAGCAGATTACGTTCAGGAACATTCACTTTAACGGTACCTGCACGAACCCTTCGCATATTGAGGGCTACGACGATGCCCGGGTTGTCCGGGACGTTACTTTTGAGAATGTAACGGTGAACGGCAGCGCGTTTCAATTGGAGGAGCCGTATATGATTATCGGGAAGCATGCTGACGGGATAAAGGTATTGTGA
- a CDS encoding extracellular solute-binding protein produces MKTKSWLTGMAALLLSTSLLASGCSNNGNNSTSSSNTPANPGTEAPIEITWANNWNAPEADNNYVQKFIEQKFNVKIKNVKFETATWKEQLGVMLASGNIPDVLAVDGTVGDMVQWADQGVIASIPVEDIKTYMPKYVADVESIDPKAWDAGSYNGKNWGVPKVWSNGSTGFMPAYNGQWLKAIGYSEAPKDLTELEDVLTKFTNDDPDGNGKKDTFGMSGRGKDAQMQMFNPIFAAYGVNPFQFKLGADGKVEYGAITEEARQGLALLNKWYEAGIIDPEFVTDDNGSIQNKFISLRTGMFDTGMWHHLYKDGYFGQVATDKGIELVPGTPLTGPDGKKYAFSNGALQPPIFFGVQLEKDDKKRQRILEILEYAATDAEGYLTTTFGKEGVTYNLEGDLAVAIENPAETLAALGVGFYNPLGGKVEAMTKYHFSADKIAFRDKYTKIDGLTVLTDLMQSTVMTTKAQYETILTTLQTQFYIKAITGEADTDKAFDDFKAQWLKSGGQAELDEAQKIYEERSK; encoded by the coding sequence ATGAAAACAAAATCATGGTTGACCGGTATGGCAGCATTGCTGCTGTCCACCTCGTTGCTTGCCAGCGGGTGCAGCAATAACGGAAATAATAGTACTTCTTCATCCAATACTCCAGCAAATCCGGGAACGGAAGCGCCGATTGAAATTACTTGGGCGAACAACTGGAACGCGCCGGAAGCTGACAATAACTATGTGCAGAAATTCATTGAGCAGAAATTCAACGTCAAAATTAAAAATGTGAAATTTGAAACCGCGACCTGGAAGGAACAGCTGGGGGTCATGCTTGCCTCAGGCAACATACCGGATGTTCTGGCTGTCGATGGAACAGTCGGAGATATGGTGCAATGGGCGGATCAGGGCGTAATTGCCAGTATTCCGGTGGAGGATATTAAGACTTATATGCCTAAGTATGTGGCAGACGTAGAGAGTATTGATCCCAAGGCATGGGATGCCGGGAGCTATAACGGCAAGAACTGGGGAGTTCCCAAGGTCTGGTCCAACGGCAGCACAGGCTTCATGCCGGCGTATAACGGACAATGGCTGAAAGCGATTGGCTACAGCGAGGCTCCGAAAGATCTGACAGAGCTGGAAGATGTGCTGACCAAGTTCACGAATGATGATCCGGATGGCAACGGCAAGAAGGATACCTTCGGGATGTCCGGCCGTGGTAAAGATGCGCAAATGCAGATGTTTAATCCGATCTTTGCCGCTTATGGCGTGAATCCGTTCCAGTTCAAACTGGGAGCTGACGGTAAAGTGGAATACGGCGCGATTACGGAAGAAGCCAGACAAGGGCTGGCACTTCTGAACAAGTGGTACGAGGCCGGAATTATTGATCCTGAGTTCGTTACTGACGACAACGGCTCGATTCAGAACAAATTCATCAGTCTGCGCACAGGAATGTTCGATACCGGGATGTGGCATCATCTGTACAAGGATGGATATTTCGGGCAGGTAGCGACGGATAAAGGAATTGAGCTGGTGCCGGGGACACCGCTTACCGGGCCTGATGGCAAGAAGTATGCGTTCTCCAATGGCGCCTTGCAGCCTCCGATCTTCTTCGGCGTTCAGCTTGAGAAGGATGATAAGAAAAGACAGAGGATTCTGGAGATTCTGGAATATGCCGCAACGGATGCAGAAGGCTATCTGACCACCACTTTCGGTAAAGAAGGCGTAACGTATAATCTGGAAGGCGATCTGGCTGTGGCTATCGAGAATCCGGCGGAAACCTTGGCCGCATTAGGTGTAGGCTTCTATAATCCGCTCGGCGGCAAGGTGGAAGCGATGACGAAATATCATTTCTCTGCTGACAAAATTGCCTTCCGTGACAAGTACACCAAAATTGACGGACTCACTGTGTTGACAGACCTGATGCAATCGACCGTCATGACCACGAAGGCGCAATATGAGACGATTCTGACTACGCTTCAGACCCAATTCTATATTAAAGCTATCACCGGGGAAGCAGACACGGATAAGGCATTTGATGATTTCAAGGCCCAGTGGCTGAAGTCAGGCGGACAAGCGGAGCTTGATGAAGCGCAGAAGATATACGAAGAACGCAGCAAATAA
- a CDS encoding carbohydrate ABC transporter permease translates to MRQGKGSTLFQIFLISFMVILCIIMLYPFVHMLAISFSSPAESLRLGIHLYPKQVSLYAWERVLGKHDIWIGFGNTVFRTVVGTVCSVLFMSMGAYPLSRRYLPHRNVFTLLIVFTMFFGGGLIPTYFLIKNLGLLDTRAVYILPGLVSTFSMLILRNFFQAIPDELEDSAKIDGANDLRILFQIVLPLSLPVLATLSLWSAVGHWNAWFDAVLYIQDPDKQVLTTFLRRVVITGEDLSMYASNTTNTALGYQEPIKAATLMFTALPIIIVYPFLQKYFVKGTMVGSLKG, encoded by the coding sequence GTGAGACAAGGCAAAGGTAGTACGTTGTTTCAAATCTTTCTGATTTCGTTCATGGTTATTCTCTGCATTATCATGTTGTATCCATTTGTTCATATGCTGGCGATCTCGTTCAGCAGTCCCGCAGAGTCGTTAAGACTGGGCATCCATCTCTATCCGAAGCAGGTTTCGTTGTATGCATGGGAGCGGGTACTCGGGAAACATGATATCTGGATCGGCTTCGGCAATACCGTCTTCAGAACTGTAGTGGGTACGGTATGCTCCGTTCTCTTCATGTCCATGGGCGCCTATCCTCTGTCGAGAAGATATCTGCCCCACCGCAATGTGTTTACGCTGCTGATCGTATTTACGATGTTCTTCGGCGGCGGCCTGATTCCAACCTACTTTCTGATTAAAAACCTCGGGCTGCTGGATACCCGTGCGGTATACATATTGCCGGGGCTGGTCAGCACCTTCTCCATGCTCATTCTGCGCAATTTCTTCCAGGCGATCCCTGATGAGCTGGAGGATTCAGCCAAAATTGACGGAGCGAACGATTTGCGGATTCTTTTCCAGATTGTACTGCCGCTGTCCCTGCCGGTTCTGGCTACGCTGTCTCTATGGTCGGCAGTTGGACACTGGAACGCCTGGTTTGACGCTGTGCTCTATATCCAGGACCCTGACAAGCAGGTTCTAACCACCTTTTTGCGGAGAGTTGTGATTACAGGCGAGGACCTATCCATGTACGCCTCCAATACAACAAATACGGCTTTGGGATATCAGGAACCGATTAAGGCGGCTACGCTGATGTTCACGGCTCTGCCGATTATCATTGTCTATCCGTTCCTGCAGAAATATTTCGTCAAAGGTACAATGGTAGGCTCGCTCAAAGGTTAA
- a CDS encoding ABC transporter permease, producing MDGIWGSPWVGLKHFKFLFLQSPDFFKILGNTVVISIYHIVFGFPAPIILALMINEIRSSKFKKVAQSLTYLPHFFSWVILGGILITLLSPSTGVVNYLITLVGLEPIYFLGDPHYFRFTLVTSAIWKEVGWGTIIYLAALTGVSPDLYEAAVMDGASRWKQTLKITLPSILPVIVLMLILRMGGILDAGFDQILNLYSPATYGVADILDTYVYRVGLQNFQFSLTTAVGLFKNVIAFMLVLFTNYISKKLGQDGLF from the coding sequence ATGGACGGGATCTGGGGGAGCCCCTGGGTCGGACTCAAGCATTTCAAATTTCTGTTCCTGCAATCGCCTGACTTCTTCAAAATTCTGGGGAATACGGTTGTCATCAGTATCTATCATATTGTATTCGGCTTCCCCGCCCCGATCATTCTTGCGCTGATGATTAATGAAATCCGGTCATCCAAATTTAAGAAGGTCGCCCAATCGCTTACCTATCTGCCCCATTTCTTCTCTTGGGTCATTCTGGGCGGGATTCTGATCACCTTGCTCTCTCCCTCCACGGGAGTGGTGAACTATCTGATTACATTGGTCGGTCTGGAGCCGATCTATTTTCTTGGTGATCCCCATTATTTCAGATTCACACTGGTGACCTCAGCGATCTGGAAGGAAGTAGGCTGGGGGACGATTATCTATCTGGCTGCGCTGACGGGAGTTTCCCCCGATTTATATGAAGCGGCTGTCATGGACGGGGCAAGCAGGTGGAAGCAGACCCTCAAAATCACGCTGCCGTCCATCCTGCCCGTTATTGTGCTGATGCTTATTCTGCGGATGGGCGGAATTCTCGATGCAGGCTTCGACCAGATACTGAACCTGTACTCGCCCGCAACCTATGGAGTAGCTGATATTCTGGACACGTATGTCTACCGGGTAGGCTTGCAGAATTTTCAATTCAGTCTGACGACTGCGGTAGGGCTATTTAAGAATGTGATCGCTTTTATGCTGGTGCTGTTCACCAATTATATCTCGAAGAAGCTTGGGCAAGACGGATTATTCTAA
- a CDS encoding helix-turn-helix domain-containing protein, with the protein MNKYGYKKTIFNHLVLSYTILSVVLISTMGGYWYTQANRMMDQEIAKDSVTRLNAVQTFIEQTLLKKYEDNLQNKALSINFIQSNANLSQLLYGGWKGNLSRVASFNNDLEFFKVENTGVTNVAVYFPGNDYVVDADKFYMKTANSLESGFYWKLAHMPLKKWTVRTNANGEQVISYVIKLPYQLPSVKAAGYFIIDVGVNYLQTVVAPMLSSPEDKLLVLDGTDHVLFSAGGENNRIDELLQEALGSGSFQERRIKEGGVPGVLSQLPAVHSAHQWTYAMYRPTNTVELFTEHLKTGLYTASAIIILFGLLISFLFSKQLYIPIKQLMAKIGSFQPAHAHLSRRNEYMIIGDTFSLMNDKIVDLESQARKNELINLLLGVSQNEEPQERVLPDTAYCAAYLQLSAGEPEGLKARYELYSTLPGEFISLNAREAVILYYLEQEQGFDPSILINDLQGLQRISGEGFTFQAAIGRKVHSIEEIPDSYQTAQQASRYHYIYGKHTVISFHKTQPLNAEPIFFNFDHYSNALKAGDLKGVNDFLDTFVSALHKEEVQIDAAELAVLQLIAQLYQCVIELKLQHLLPYSNLFDELKKDTLYETMTSIRKLCTEISELMNAEGNHAHAEVIRTLKAFISSHLHEDLSLQILSREVSLAPAYISTLFSEVTKTPFTEYVTKLRLEKAAELLIADPRLSIAVIAEQVGYRNPQYFHSKFKARYGVTPVQYRKSHKDQADWITLEN; encoded by the coding sequence ATGAACAAATACGGTTATAAAAAAACCATATTCAATCACCTGGTTTTATCCTATACCATTCTTTCTGTTGTTCTAATCAGCACGATGGGCGGCTACTGGTATACCCAGGCCAACCGTATGATGGACCAGGAAATCGCCAAGGACAGTGTCACCCGGCTGAATGCCGTTCAGACGTTTATAGAACAGACGCTGCTCAAAAAATATGAGGATAACCTGCAGAACAAGGCCTTATCCATCAACTTTATACAGAGTAATGCCAACCTGAGCCAGTTGCTGTACGGGGGCTGGAAGGGGAATCTGAGCCGGGTGGCTTCCTTCAATAATGATCTGGAGTTCTTCAAGGTGGAGAATACGGGTGTTACCAATGTTGCGGTATATTTCCCAGGGAATGATTATGTGGTGGATGCAGACAAATTTTATATGAAAACGGCCAATTCGCTGGAATCGGGTTTCTACTGGAAACTGGCCCATATGCCTCTTAAGAAGTGGACAGTCCGGACTAACGCAAACGGTGAGCAGGTTATCAGCTATGTGATTAAACTTCCCTATCAATTGCCGAGCGTGAAGGCTGCGGGGTATTTCATCATCGATGTAGGCGTGAATTATCTGCAGACGGTTGTGGCTCCTATGCTCAGTTCCCCGGAAGATAAGCTTCTCGTATTGGATGGAACGGATCATGTGCTGTTCTCGGCGGGCGGTGAGAACAACAGGATCGACGAGCTTTTGCAGGAAGCGCTTGGTTCGGGATCGTTCCAGGAAAGAAGGATTAAGGAGGGCGGAGTGCCGGGGGTCTTGTCACAGCTTCCAGCCGTTCATTCGGCTCATCAGTGGACTTACGCGATGTACCGGCCAACCAATACCGTTGAACTCTTTACCGAGCATCTAAAAACAGGGCTGTATACCGCCTCTGCCATTATTATTCTGTTCGGACTTCTGATCTCTTTCCTGTTCTCCAAACAGCTCTACATTCCCATCAAACAGCTGATGGCCAAGATCGGCAGCTTCCAGCCGGCCCATGCTCATCTCTCCCGCAGGAATGAGTATATGATTATCGGAGACACCTTTTCCTTAATGAACGACAAGATTGTGGATCTGGAGTCCCAGGCCAGGAAGAATGAGCTCATCAATCTGCTGCTTGGGGTCAGCCAGAACGAGGAGCCTCAGGAAAGAGTACTGCCTGATACCGCTTATTGCGCAGCATACCTTCAGCTTAGCGCAGGGGAGCCGGAGGGGTTAAAAGCCAGATACGAGCTCTACAGCACGCTTCCGGGAGAATTCATCTCACTAAATGCAAGAGAGGCAGTCATTCTTTACTACTTGGAGCAGGAACAGGGATTTGACCCGTCCATCCTTATCAATGATCTGCAGGGATTGCAGCGGATATCCGGCGAGGGCTTCACATTTCAGGCGGCCATTGGCCGGAAGGTTCATTCTATTGAAGAGATTCCGGATTCCTACCAGACGGCGCAGCAGGCCAGCCGGTATCATTATATCTACGGCAAGCATACGGTGATTTCATTCCACAAGACGCAGCCCCTGAATGCGGAGCCTATCTTCTTCAACTTTGATCATTACAGCAATGCGCTGAAGGCCGGCGATCTTAAGGGAGTGAATGATTTCCTGGATACCTTTGTCTCAGCGTTACATAAAGAAGAGGTGCAGATTGATGCCGCGGAGCTGGCCGTGCTTCAGCTGATTGCCCAGCTCTACCAGTGTGTAATCGAGCTGAAGCTGCAGCATCTGCTTCCGTATTCCAATCTGTTTGACGAGCTGAAGAAGGATACGCTGTACGAAACAATGACAAGCATCCGTAAGCTGTGTACAGAAATTTCGGAGCTGATGAATGCTGAAGGCAATCATGCCCATGCAGAGGTCATCCGTACGTTGAAAGCTTTCATATCCAGCCACCTGCATGAGGACTTATCGCTGCAGATTCTGTCCAGGGAAGTCTCGCTGGCACCTGCTTATATCTCCACCCTGTTCAGTGAAGTCACCAAAACCCCGTTCACCGAATATGTAACGAAGCTAAGACTGGAGAAGGCCGCCGAGCTGCTGATTGCCGATCCGCGGCTGTCCATCGCTGTCATTGCCGAGCAGGTCGGCTACCGTAATCCGCAATATTTTCACAGTAAATTCAAAGCCCGGTACGGCGTCACTCCTGTCCAATACCGGAAATCGCATAAGGATCAAGCGGATTGGATCACTTTGGAGAATTGA
- a CDS encoding YjcZ family sporulation protein, producing MSENVGGYGVGGYGGLGGGLTSTAGILVLFILLVIISKAFLI from the coding sequence ATGAGTGAAAATGTAGGCGGATATGGTGTAGGCGGATACGGCGGTTTGGGCGGAGGACTGACTTCAACTGCCGGCATTCTGGTTCTCTTCATTTTATTGGTTATTATCTCTAAAGCATTTCTTATTTAA
- a CDS encoding glycoside hydrolase family 130 protein, with amino-acid sequence MTVIRSEHNPIVRTADVKPSRPDFKVLGAFNAGVAVYGEETILLLRVAEAPVSSCEGEVLIPKLDEATGEITVERLSSDDERYDFSDTRFVAEKGRMVMLTSMSHLRVARSKDGIHFTVEDQPAIFPMTALEAWGVEDPRITQIGEKYYITYSAASSRGVGVGLAETGDFVTYKRHGVILAPENKDVMLFPEKIGDKYYALTRPVPHSFGAPEMWIAESPDLLHWGNHRFLMGLREASWDGGRMGGGAVPLRTERGWLTLYHGADTKHRYCMGAVLLDLEDPGKVLARSTRPFMEPEADYEVNGFFGGVVFSCGALLIGDTVRMYYGAADEVMAVADIPLNDILDTLLYEEN; translated from the coding sequence ATGACAGTAATACGATCTGAACATAATCCTATCGTCAGGACGGCCGATGTTAAGCCTTCACGGCCGGACTTCAAGGTGCTGGGAGCCTTCAATGCCGGGGTTGCCGTGTATGGGGAAGAGACTATTCTACTGCTCCGTGTGGCGGAAGCGCCGGTCAGCAGCTGCGAAGGAGAAGTGCTGATCCCGAAGCTGGATGAGGCTACCGGGGAAATTACGGTAGAACGTTTGTCGTCAGATGATGAACGGTATGACTTCAGTGATACCCGCTTTGTAGCAGAGAAGGGCCGGATGGTGATGCTGACCTCCATGTCCCATCTTCGCGTGGCACGCAGCAAGGATGGCATCCATTTCACCGTAGAGGATCAGCCGGCGATCTTCCCGATGACGGCGCTTGAAGCCTGGGGAGTGGAAGATCCGCGCATCACGCAGATTGGAGAGAAGTATTACATTACTTACAGTGCGGCTTCTTCCCGCGGGGTAGGCGTAGGGCTGGCGGAGACTGGCGACTTTGTAACCTACAAGCGTCACGGAGTGATTCTGGCTCCGGAGAACAAGGATGTGATGCTGTTCCCTGAGAAGATTGGCGATAAATACTATGCCTTGACGCGTCCGGTGCCGCATTCCTTCGGTGCGCCGGAAATGTGGATCGCCGAATCGCCGGACCTCCTGCATTGGGGCAATCACCGTTTCCTGATGGGACTCCGCGAAGCATCCTGGGACGGCGGCAGGATGGGCGGCGGAGCCGTGCCGCTCCGGACGGAGCGGGGCTGGCTGACGCTGTACCACGGCGCTGATACCAAACACCGCTATTGCATGGGAGCCGTACTGCTGGATCTCGAAGATCCGGGCAAAGTGCTGGCGCGTTCAACCCGGCCGTTCATGGAGCCGGAGGCGGATTATGAAGTGAACGGTTTCTTCGGGGGCGTAGTCTTCTCATGCGGTGCCCTGTTAATCGGGGATACCGTCCGCATGTATTACGGGGCTGCTGATGAAGTGATGGCGGTTGCCGATATTCCGCTGAATGATATTTTGGATACATTATTATATGAAGAGAATTAA
- a CDS encoding extracellular solute-binding protein, with product MRSKKLFSITLAAVLSLSMLMSGCGGNGNNKAGAPDNGAGQDSSGGNPKEIVELKAYFPGDKPAGFEDVLKAVNEKLKADNVGASLNINFLPWSDYGNSVSVKMSAGEEFDMYLDAPWLSMSQMIASGSIIPLDDMVASRQELKASIPDQMWDANKFGGKIMGIPLGTVQGTLYGFVIRKDLREKYGMPELKTVADVEKFLYTVKEKETTIKPFVIDGRKADKLTALFNDTLNTGKESFIETLVPMFYYSLDSKKVVGAWEAKTLDQSFERATKYYEDGILSKNIAQEQNAQTLFNQGKYAATYYAADGVEGLKYLDALKIDGAELEVVVPHDETSKPYSNYQQWNFLTIPKASKHAELVMDVANWLSIKENHDLLEYGVEGKDWESVGDTSYKQLSGYVFPGFVLTWRPTLERTPDNMLAGDKEWVEKAGAADFFNLSPITGFSFDAEQVKTEYAKTTPFFDSVFLPLSQGVLPADKGKEMLKDKILGVGGQKVIDEIQKQIDAAVAK from the coding sequence ATGAGATCAAAAAAATTGTTCAGCATTACTCTGGCTGCGGTTCTGTCACTATCCATGCTTATGTCCGGCTGCGGGGGGAACGGAAATAATAAGGCGGGGGCTCCGGATAACGGAGCGGGTCAAGACAGCTCAGGGGGCAACCCGAAGGAAATTGTCGAATTAAAGGCATATTTCCCGGGTGATAAGCCTGCCGGCTTCGAGGATGTATTGAAGGCGGTCAATGAAAAGCTGAAGGCGGACAACGTAGGCGCTTCATTAAATATTAATTTCCTTCCGTGGTCCGACTACGGCAATTCGGTCTCAGTCAAAATGTCGGCGGGCGAGGAGTTCGACATGTATCTGGATGCGCCGTGGTTGTCGATGTCACAGATGATTGCCAGCGGCTCCATTATTCCGCTGGATGATATGGTAGCGTCGCGCCAGGAATTGAAGGCTTCCATTCCCGATCAAATGTGGGATGCCAACAAATTCGGCGGGAAGATCATGGGGATTCCGCTCGGGACTGTACAGGGAACCTTATACGGGTTCGTTATCCGCAAGGATCTGCGCGAGAAATACGGGATGCCCGAGCTGAAGACAGTAGCCGATGTGGAGAAATTCCTCTATACCGTCAAAGAGAAGGAAACAACGATCAAGCCGTTTGTAATCGACGGACGCAAAGCAGATAAGCTTACAGCGCTATTTAATGATACCTTGAATACGGGCAAAGAAAGCTTTATCGAGACCTTAGTGCCTATGTTCTATTATTCGCTCGACAGCAAGAAGGTTGTAGGAGCATGGGAGGCCAAGACACTGGACCAATCCTTCGAGCGGGCGACCAAGTACTATGAAGACGGCATCCTGTCCAAGAATATTGCCCAGGAGCAGAATGCCCAGACCTTATTTAACCAGGGGAAATATGCGGCAACCTATTATGCGGCCGATGGCGTAGAAGGCCTTAAGTATCTGGATGCGCTCAAGATTGACGGAGCCGAGCTGGAAGTGGTGGTTCCCCACGACGAGACCTCCAAGCCATATTCCAATTACCAGCAATGGAACTTCCTCACCATTCCCAAAGCTTCGAAGCATGCCGAACTGGTTATGGATGTAGCGAATTGGCTGTCGATTAAAGAAAATCACGATCTGCTGGAGTATGGTGTTGAAGGAAAGGACTGGGAATCCGTAGGCGATACAAGTTACAAGCAGCTTTCCGGATATGTATTCCCCGGCTTTGTGCTCACCTGGCGACCAACGCTGGAGCGTACTCCGGACAACATGCTGGCCGGTGACAAGGAATGGGTTGAAAAGGCCGGCGCCGCTGATTTCTTCAACTTAAGCCCGATCACCGGATTCAGCTTCGATGCCGAGCAGGTGAAGACCGAATACGCCAAGACCACACCGTTCTTCGACTCTGTATTCCTGCCGCTGTCCCAGGGGGTATTGCCGGCAGATAAAGGCAAAGAAATGCTGAAGGACAAGATTCTCGGGGTCGGCGGCCAGAAGGTCATTGACGAGATTCAGAAGCAGATTGATGCGGCAGTCGCCAAATAG
- a CDS encoding carbohydrate ABC transporter permease — MKQTLSDRLFSIFAYVVLILFTLFCILPFLLMVIGSFTEESELIVNGYTLFPKAFSIAAYKALLHSDALYNGYGITLIITVVGTVAALCISAMLAYSLANKRNVLQTPFLLFCYLPMLFSGGIIPFYIVVSQWLHLQNTIWALILPLLCQPFLVFLLVSFFRTVPEELEEAARIDGANEMRVFFQIILPISKPILASVGLFYALNYWNDWYMGLMFIDNEKLFPLQLILRRMVSNMEAAKNLIPASAAISTVAPTYGVRMATTVLTIGPIILLYPMLQKYFVKGLTVGAVKG, encoded by the coding sequence TTGAAACAGACGTTGTCTGACCGTTTATTTAGTATTTTTGCCTATGTGGTACTCATCTTGTTCACCCTATTCTGTATCCTTCCGTTTCTGCTGATGGTCATCGGCTCGTTCACGGAGGAGAGTGAGCTGATTGTGAACGGCTACACGCTGTTCCCCAAAGCGTTCTCGATTGCCGCCTACAAGGCGCTCCTGCATTCGGACGCCCTGTACAATGGATACGGTATCACCCTCATCATTACAGTGGTGGGTACGGTCGCCGCACTCTGCATTTCGGCCATGCTGGCTTATTCGCTGGCCAATAAGCGCAATGTGCTGCAGACTCCATTTTTGCTGTTCTGCTATCTGCCCATGCTGTTCTCGGGTGGAATTATTCCCTTCTATATTGTGGTCAGCCAATGGCTGCATCTGCAAAATACAATCTGGGCGCTGATTCTTCCGCTGCTCTGCCAGCCCTTTCTTGTATTCCTGCTCGTAAGCTTCTTCAGAACGGTTCCGGAGGAGCTGGAGGAAGCGGCACGTATAGACGGCGCCAATGAGATGAGAGTGTTCTTTCAGATTATCCTTCCGATCTCCAAGCCGATTCTGGCTTCGGTGGGCTTGTTCTACGCCCTCAATTATTGGAACGACTGGTACATGGGGCTGATGTTTATCGATAACGAGAAGCTGTTCCCGCTGCAGCTGATACTGCGCCGGATGGTCTCTAATATGGAAGCGGCCAAGAATCTGATCCCGGCTTCCGCTGCAATCTCTACCGTGGCGCCGACTTACGGGGTCCGCATGGCAACGACCGTGCTGACCATTGGTCCGATTATCCTGCTCTATCCCATGCTGCAGAAATATTTTGTCAAAGGACTGACGGTAGGGGCAGTCAAAGGGTAA